A window of Populus trichocarpa isolate Nisqually-1 chromosome 17, P.trichocarpa_v4.1, whole genome shotgun sequence genomic DNA:
AGGCCAATGAGCctaacaaccttttttttcaactttctatCTCTCTCAGTTGTTTTATTCTAGATGTaatctctctttgttttccagttttttCTACCTAAATCTAGTATTGTGGATTTTAAAAGGAAGTTAATTTCATATTATGACATATATTTCTTCATACACTTATTTGATATCCACatgtacaaaaataaatacaatgtataaataaatgcaaaagTTGGATTGAGTATGTATACTTGTTATTATTCGAGTTTCCTATTATATCATGATTATGATGATAGACTAGGTTGATCTTTCTTGATATTTACTCACTGAGGACACCAAACCAACAGGAGTTTTGGTTGATTAAGGGAAATTTTgccaatgataaaaaataaattatcattgaAGATTTCTctcataagaatttatttaaacataaaccaaatatcaaatatcaaataagtCCTTGGATGTCTTGATAGTGTGATGAaacatctttttattaatttgaaattacaaTCTACAAAGCTtgttaaatacaaaacaaactcattctgaaaattgttattttaaacaAAGCTACATTGCTCATTTTTTCTACACTTTTAAACCCGGATATGATGCAACTTTATTGATGCAatctcaaatttgataaaaaaaaaaaaagtgcaagagtttatctttttaagttgatcAACCTATTATAAAGTGTTGAGCTATGCCTCTTAAGCTTACAATATAATTCTTGGCATCTTTAGCTTGCATGTGATAGCTCATGGTTTCAAAAGCCCAATAATATGCTTCTCGTTTTGCAGCATCTCTCTTAGTAGTCAGGGTTTGCCTGATTGAGGAAAATTCATCATGTTGGATAAGTAAATCTTTATAatgctttttgtttctttatttcaaaaCCACTATATGGTCACCCTACTATGTAATCAATTTTGTTTGTTACtggcattatttttaaaacatctcTTTGTTTGCTTCAATGTATCCATCTCAATTTGGGCATTTTTAAGCTTGATTTCTAATTGTTcattttccttaattttctcCTTAATTATCAATGTTGCTTGCATCATTTTCTGCCACGATGTGGTCTTACTCCCTCTTGCTTCCGATATACTTTTGAGTCCTGCTTGAATTTCCTCAAAAGCATGTTGTTATTGCTACAGTTGAGGCaacaattcattatttttatctttccattatgacaaacatgtttatttaattgtattagACTAGTGAGAAAATATGtttagtttataataataaaagcattcaaaacataaaaatattcaagaaaaatctaaagttcatacaagtttaaatataaaagcatgtggaaaaaataattcatgacaaacatgctttcaacatatatataataatagaattCTAGCATGCATGCTAAGTATATATTCAAACTTGCAATTGATATCAATTCAAAGTCCTAGCACGCATgctaatagtaaaaatatataagtttaaattaaaacaaagaatactTAATTGTTGAAGCACTTTAAAGTAATACAACTTTTATTGTTGTCAATGatgaattatttatctttaaggCTTTTTGTGCAACTAGGATATTTGCAATATACCTCTTAAGATTCCAACAACACTACTTTAGTTTAGATGAATTTCTAAATAAggtattgaacaaaaaaatacgtaactcaaatatctcttaAATAAATGAACCTAAGTTCTAGATttcagagaaaataaaagattaaaatgaaatgagaagaaaacactaaaatataagTTAAGGAAGagtatataaaaattttaaaaatgttgtgTTATACTCTTCCTTCACCCTTTTTTTAGTGGATTTTGCAATATATAAACTCTCTTGATAAACTTTGGATAGTGGATCCACAATATCTTTTTTAACTTGACATAGTTGGTAGAAATAATTTCATTCGAGAGCAAGTGTTTAAAAGTAGTATATCTATAGCATATATTTCTAGACTTATCATTATACATACTACTTTATGCCCTTCCATTTTTTTGTTGCCTATCATAATGGACATAAATAATTGGCACTAGTTTTGACCATTATGaaatatcatctaaaaaattattaagttatttGGTTTCCTCTTTAGCTCTATAAAGAGCAATAAACTCTAATTCCATTGTAAATCTTAAGATACACGTTGTTCAGATGATTTACATGACACAACTACTCTACCAAGTATGAAAGCATATCCTCTTGTGGATTTTTGAATCTTTATTGTTGAACATCTAACTAGTATCACTATACCTTTCTAGTACCGATAGGTAACCAATATAGTGTAACTTATAGTCCAATATGTATTTCAAATATTTGAGAAACCTGTTTACTACATTCCAGTTATCCATACTTTGATTACTTATAAATCCACTCAGTTTGTTAACCGAGTAAATAATATCAGGCCTTGTGCAGTTCATAATGTACATTAggcttttaattatttgagaATATTCTAATTGATGTTTTCCCTTGCCTTTATTATTGAATAGATATACACTTATATCAGTTGGTGTCTTGACAATGTCATAGTCACCTTTAGAAAATTTGTCAagaattttcttaatataatgatattgagACAATACCAATCCATTAGATGtcttagaaatttttatttatagtatgACATCTACAACACCCAAGTCTTATAATTATATAGGATCTTCAACATGACCCAACTTCCTACCCACACTAGTAGATTAATGGctatctaaatagaaaaaaagggtGATGATGGATAACAATCCATCCTTGCATAGAAAGCTGATTTCACTCTACCATAATACAGCCATGGGGGGTCATTCAAGCATTTGTGTTACAACTAAGAGAGTGAGGGGTATTTTCTACTGGAAAAGGCAACAAAAACTTATCAAGCAATTTATTAGGGAATGTCTCGTGTGCCAgtagaacaagagagaaaacaTGACCTATCCAGATATGTTACAACCTCTCCCTATACCTCAAAAACCTTTTATTGATATCAGTATGGACTTCAATGAAAGGTTATCTAAATATGAAGGAAGGGAGGTAATCTTAGTGGTGGTaaacaaatttaacaaattttattacGGCTACTATAGCTAAGACCTTCATGGATTATGTCTACAAGTTACATGAGCTACCAGCCACAATTGTCAGTTACCGAGATCCTTTTTTTCTTAGTCATTTTTGGAAACAAGTTTTCAATCAACATAGGGTTGACCTACATTATTTCACAGTTTATCCTCCGCAAACTGATGGTCGAACAGAGATAGTAAACAAGTGTCTTGAGAACTATCTTTGTTGTATGGTTGGGGAAATCCTACTCAATGGATCAAGTGGCTACTTATGGCTGAAATAGGGGTATAACACCAATTTCCACTTTTCCACTAAGACTATTCTTTATGAGATATTGTATAGCTTAAAACCACCTATTCATGTACCCTACATTCCCAAGGACTCCGTGGTGGCAACTTTAGATACTTACTTAACCACGAGGAAAGAAATACATCAAGCACATTATTCCTAAGGACTTTATGGTGGCAGCTTTAGATACTTAACCATGAGGGAAGAAATACATCAAGCACATTGTGCTTAGAGGATGTCACACAAGGCAAATGAGAAAGCAGGTGAAAGAACTTTCAAAATGAGAAATTACGTTTATCTCAAATTACAACCCTATTGTCATACTACTATAGCACATCAAATTTCTCAAAAATTAGCTCAGAAATACTATTGTCTGTACCTAGTGTTGGACAAAATTGGAGTTCTGGCCTATTGACTTAATTTGTCTGCCTCAGCTGCTATTCACCTAGTGTTCCGCATCTCTCAATTGAAGAAACATCTGGGCAATCACGTGACTACTTCAACTCTTCCCTGCCTCACAAAAGAGAATCCCTTGCAGGAGCGAAGAATGGTGAAGAAAGGGAATCGAGCCGCCACACAAATCCTCATCCACTGGAAAAATCAATCTCCAGCTGACGCCATGTAGGAATTTGTGGAAGATTTCAGATTCAAATTCCCATAAATTGACCATGAGGACAGGGTCGAATGGGGAAAGTTGttacaaattcaaaattagaaGGGGGAACACTGTGGCTGGTTTCATAATCCagcacaaagaaaataaaacatcactATTGAAACGCACCgtataatttaatgttaaaatgcAAAccacgaatttttttttttaatgtgggctGTTATTCAGGCTTTTGttgttctatatttttttgtaaagagTGTGAAAGtgtaattgtaattattttttaaaatattttttacttgaaaatgcattaaaataatattttttttattttttaaaaattatttttgacattaacatgtcaaaatgatctgaaaacactaaaaaaaatattaatttaaagcaaagaaaaaaataaaaaataaaacaatttttttcaaaaatatttttaaaatacaaaaacaaacaagatcaaATTCTCTCCGGCTGCTCCCAGAAAAGCCCTCGTGCCCAACACAAGAGAACAGGAAAAGAAATGGGGCAGAAAACACAACAGCAACTATCATAACTCTGGCTACCAAGACCTCCTGTGCACATCACTACATGAAACTGCTCATACGACTTGCTAACAAAAGGCATAGAAGGACCAAGAAGAAACAACATATGCTTCACAATCATGATTTATATAATAGGTTTCATCTTTGGAATCATCTAGTCCTTGAATATTTGGGTTGCGGTTATCAATAAATAggatcaagtaaaatatatctTACCATCTGATCCAGAAAGATCTCACAAAGCATGGTAATCAGATACACATATCACATCATACTCAGGGCAACagatattttatgttttcctcACATAAATAAATTGGAATAGCTAATTCGTTGTTATTTGGAGGTAATGCAATAactaaatcaataataattgaACAGACTCCAGAAGAACTCCCATTGCTTCAAAACATTCCGGCCGAAGTCAAGTGTTTCTAGCCAAGCTGGCAAGAAAACTCATTTAATTGAAGTACAAAACAGAGCTTTGTGAAGGGTCCGTTATGAAAGAGGTGGCGCTAAATGAAAGTAATGGATGAACAACACTGAAGAAGGAATCAGGAGAAGAGCAACAAAACAAACAAGTCAATGTCCTGCAGAATAACTAAAGTCACATGAAGCATGTACTTGAGAAGTTGATACATGTAAAACAAGTCTGTTTGGGTAAAGATTATTCTGGTATAAAACCACAAACAAGATAAAAGTTCTAGTTAGTTTTGAAACGAAGAACATCAGTTATAAGTCAGTGAATTTAgaccacaaaaaaaatgaatcaatcaCTCAAACTCTGAGGGTGCAGTCTTCAACTGTAAGGAGCTCATCCAGAAGAAATGAGAGGAAATTTAAACCTTTCCTTCAGCTTAAAAGAAAACAGTGTTGTTGAAGTTATAACAATAATGAAATATAGAATTGATAAAAGGTCATTTTGGCTCTCCAATGGGAGCTTCTTTCTGTTaccaaccaaaaacaaatattcatatGGACTTGCCACGGCCATTTATAATATTACAGACGAGCCAACTTCTTAGTGTTAACAAGGTCGTACAATTTATTTAGGGACACAAAATTGCCTGGACAAGGCAGCTGAAAAACATTTCTATGAAAAACTTGTTACTTCTTTCTTTCCTATTCTGATGCCAAATTTGAAAATCATATGTAAaaccaaataaagaaaatgaagctATAAACATGCAACTTATTGAAGAGAGCCTTACTTTTATACCTTTTCGTGCTGCAAAATTTACTTCTCACCTATTATAATGCAGCTTATTTAGAATTTTGAAGTTTGTATAGTACAGTTAAATAACCATTGCTCAATGTCATGCAAAACTTATGCTAAAGTTCAGTGTGTAGAACAGAAGCTTTGTCACTTTAATGACTCTTTAACACTTTTATGCAATCACTGCCCAAAGGTTCATGTTTTTCCATTACATAATCATTTATGAATACCAAAGCACATCTTTACAGAAccatcaatcataaaaaaaattatagatgccAAAGCACATTTATGCAGAACTATCAATCATGCAACTGAAAAGGATAACATATATCTCCGCCCTTTACTTTTATCCGAACTAAGTCCAATTGCTATCCGTCTATTCAACAACTGCTAGTTTATGATAGGATCAAACCAATTATGAAGTTCAACATAAATGGGTTAAAGTCAACCAAGAACAATCACCATAACATATTTCAAAGAGATTCGATAAACTGCAACAAACgagtatatcaaaacaaaatatggaGAAGCCAAGGCAGGAATAAAGAAACAGATTATTATATGATACCAAATAAAGTAAATGAAAGGAAGGACTTATATTCTCCACtataaccaaatatatatataatgccttACAACTTATTTCCACGAGCTTATTTAAGGACAAGATAGCTCTGAGAAGATCCATTGGAGAAGACACTCCTCTCTCCCTTATGACTACTCCTGTATTGGTTGTATCGTCcctataaaattaacaataaaagtaAACTACTACTTCTTGATCTTCTTTGGCTTCTTAGTTCCTGGAACCTCCAATCTTCCAACAGAACATCCACACCTTGCTCGAAACACAAGAACAGCTCTTCCATTAGCCGGTGCCATCTTCTTCAATTCAGCCTCCAATTCACGGTGGTGATCACGAGGCAATTCAAAAAGGCCCCTTTTCAGCCCATCTTTCACCAAAGTACCATTAGAATTCTTCATACACTCCTCGGTCTCCAACTGAATATCGAACTCTGCCGCCTTCCTTAAACCCTTACAGTTTGGATTCCCACATTTCCTAGTAGTACACAAAATCACTATCCAGGCAACTATTCCGGCACAAAAAGTACTAATCCCTATAGATCCAAATATCAGTGGGTTTCTCATAACCTCTTCTTTGACCACATAATGAATAGCAGCGACAAATTCAATCAAACCAAGAATTACAAGCTTGATATAAGGAAATAACAAGAATCCACAGGCACCAATAACAGCAATCAAGATCACAACATCAATAACAGCTGATCGAGATCGATCACAGACAGGTATAGTTTTACAACTTGAACCATTCGCTGTCTTCCTATTCTTATGCACATGATTATTGTTGTGCCTTGATTTTGGATTAAACTCATTGGAATTCACAGGATTTGCCATGGAAGTTGTTGATGATTGGTCAACTGAGTTGCAGACCGAGATCGAGCTATGGAAATAGACCATTTCAATCAAACccaataatttttaagagaaataaaaagaaaaactcaaaccCACCAATCTTAACCAGTCCAAATCACAAAAGCAATTGAAACCCACCAATCTAGAGCAAAAAATAAGATCGACCCACCTCGTGAAATATCGGAAAGATCAAGAATCTCACGTATTCTTGAAGATCAAAAGACAGTAGTATTCTTGTCAGTGCCCCTATGTGAGTGTCTCTCCAAGAACAAGAGCAAGAAATGATGAGAGAGGACCATATAATTCAATTAAGATTGGACTGATTCCaccaagagaaaggaaaaaaagaagcgaTCTTTAGCCGCGTTGAGCTTTTAACTTTAAGAGGCCTGGCCGGCTATGAAGTTGCCCAGCCGAAGACGAAAGCAGAGAAGACAAGGAAGGGTCATTTAACTGGCTTTAATCTATCGCTATCCCttgctcttttttctctttttaaattatgatttggtTTACAAgtatatgaataaataaataaataaagagaaggtCTTTCTTTCTTACACGTTAAAGAGAAATGAATGGAAGGCACAGACGGGGGTTGACATGAAGTGGGCTTTAACCAATGATGTACGAATGATTTGGTGGGGTACATGGTATGGGCTTggcctcccttttttttcttttaattattagtaTCATAATTAAACATATCCATTGTTAACtttattttggtataaaataaaggtttaagaaaaatatttttattgatgatttaaaaaaaataagtttaagaaaatatatgtttttgttaaaacagCCGCGAGATGAATttcttcatgtaaaaaaaaaaaaaaaacaggttttcaTGAGTAAAAATGAAGTTAgtttacattttataaaaataaagtttgaaacgCTATTATGTTTGgggatgaatataaaaaatataatttatttagttaatcaaatagttttttctttgtggTTAGGTGAAAAATAGAAACTACTACAACATCAAATATTATTGTCTTGAACTTAGTTTgagtttataatatatttaaaatatgaagTTAAAGCTTTAACTTGTTTAAAATTGAtagtatttaaattttatatgatatttaaaGTTTGTTTCGAATTAACCAAACTTAAATTTTCTAATGTTTGTTATATTACATGATAACTATTACAACATAATTAATAGAAtataatgaaaggaaaaaaatatacaaaagatATATTTCAGGTTATTATAATAAATGCAAAAGCTATGTTTCaactaataaaaacaattccCAAACTTGATGGATAGTAATTTTaccaagtcattttttttaattaataaatacataattGAAATACTAGTTAATATTCATTCATGTTtggaaaaattgatattactaAAACTACTAAATCAGATGGGATTAGTTTAACTGTTCATATAAAGAGCAAatcaggttaattttttattttaaatattttataacaaatttgTATCTTAACTTGGTTGATTAAAACACGCATAGTAAGTCTAAGATGATGAGTTAAGTTGTGGAaagtagaaagaaagagaaaggtgTCTGGTTGGTTGTTTGATTGCAGGATCAACCTAGCAACATGagcttgtttttggttttttatggttttattctttattggtagagttttattattttttataatttgatattggattaattataaatcagcttttatatttttttatcatataataataaaaaaattaattcaaataaataaagtatataaCTATAGTTACAAGTTTGTCAGGTTGACTATGGTGAAACTgacttgcttctttttttttttttgagttttttttgttggatctACCTAAACAACAagatcacattaaaataattttcatataattaaatttaaaagctgGGTAAAGCAAATAGTCAAGTCAGGATTTTAGAAGCATCATTGTAACTTGTATTGGGTTTAATGAAATGCCTACTCTTTTAAATTggcactttttttcttctttttttaatcacacCATTTaatgttagatttttatttaattttattgttgagtattgagttgattgtaaattgatatttatatttttatcgtgtaataaaacaattaattcaaattaatggaGTTCATAACCTAAATTGCAAGTTAGTTAGGGTGGACCtgactcactttttttttttcttagatatttttttctttgaatctaCTCAGTTTACAAGATCATATCGGAATAATTTTTatacgatttaattttaaatctaggTTAAATAAAGAGTCAAGTTgaacaaaaatttaaacttaaactATTGTACCAAGTTtaatcatgatataaaaaaatcttcaacaatctaaatattaatttttttatatttaaaaaaattttaatctcAACAATATTAAACTAGATTGACGCACACCTAAAGTGTAGGAAAGAAATTACTGTGCATTAAAATCATGCATGAAAATCTagaaacgataaaaaaaaatttaatatttaattagaagCTGATACATTGctataaaaaactttataaacttAGTGCATCTCgtgaaatttataaaatgattttatattatgaaatgttcttatttttaaattccatGTTACTCCGGAAAAcacaataattttgaa
This region includes:
- the LOC7495981 gene encoding uncharacterized protein At5g19025 isoform X2, with translation MANPVNSNEFNPKSRHNNNHVHKNRKTANGSSCKTIPVCDRSRSAVIDVVILIAVIGACGFLLFPYIKLVILGLIEFVAAIHYVVKEEVMRNPLIFGSIGISTFCAGIVAWIVILCTTRKCGNPNCKGLRKAAEFDIQLETEECMKNSNGTLVKDGLKRGLFELPRDHHRELEAELKKMAPANGRAVLVFRARCGCSVGRLEVPGTKKPKKIKK
- the LOC7495981 gene encoding uncharacterized protein At5g19025 isoform X1, which codes for MVYFHSSISVCNSVDQSSTTSMANPVNSNEFNPKSRHNNNHVHKNRKTANGSSCKTIPVCDRSRSAVIDVVILIAVIGACGFLLFPYIKLVILGLIEFVAAIHYVVKEEVMRNPLIFGSIGISTFCAGIVAWIVILCTTRKCGNPNCKGLRKAAEFDIQLETEECMKNSNGTLVKDGLKRGLFELPRDHHRELEAELKKMAPANGRAVLVFRARCGCSVGRLEVPGTKKPKKIKK